Within Bifidobacterium dentium JCM 1195 = DSM 20436, the genomic segment CCGCAGTGGATCACCGCTGCGCAGATGGGCGGCTTCAGGGTCTCGGGCCAGCTGCTTGAGCAGGTCGGTTTGCAGCTGCCGCCGCTGTGGCCGCTTGAGGCGATCGTGCTTGAGGTGGAGGCGCTGTAGTCTGGCGATGCCGTCCCGTTGAACCCAATGGTGGCGTGAAACTCATGAATCCCTCCCGTGTAATCCAGGGGGGATTCATGAGTTTCGCGCCACCATCGAAAAGGGCGTCGGATTCATGAGTTTCACGCCATGATTCCATCCCCGGCGGTGCCACCCCGCACCTGTGTGAGCTGGTAGGCGGCGAACAGCACGATCAGCCAGATGATGCCGGCGTACACGGCGATGCGATAGCTGGCGGAGAAGCACATCAGCACCACGACCAGCGCCATGAACGCAATTACCACATACGGTGTCACGCGGGCGAGCGGCAGTTTGAACACGATCTTGTCGAGCGCCTCCTGGCCCTTCAGACCCTTGAGTTCGGCCGGGCCGTCGCCGGCAGCCACTACGCGGCGGAACTTCAGCTCGGTGATCATGATCATCGTCCAGTTGATGGCGGCCGCGATGGTGGCGATCGACATCAGATAGTTGAATGCGAATTCCGGCCATACGAACACCACCACCACGGCGATGGCGATGATGATGGCGGAGGTGATCACGCCGCCGACCGGCACGCCACGTTTGCTGAGCTTGCCGAGATATGCCGGCGCGTTGCCTTGCCTCGCCAGCGAGTAGAGCATGCGGGAATTGGCGTACAGACCTGAGTTGTACACGCTCATTACGGCGGTCAGGCATACGAAGTTGAGGATTCCGGCGGCCGCGTGCACGCCCACGGAATCGAAGATCTGCACGAACGGGCTGGAGTCGCCGTCGATCTTGCTCCACGGCACCACGGCCATGATCACACCGAGCGCCACGATGTAAAACACGAGGATTCGCCAGATGATGCCGTTCGTGGCCCTCGGGATGGTGGTGCGCGGATTCTCGGTCTCGCCCGCGGTGATGCCGATTAGCTCGGTGCCGCCGAAACTGAACATCACCACGACCAGCGCCATCATCAGGCCGGTCCAAGTGCCGTCGGCGTTACGGCTCATCAACCCGTGCGGGAGGAAGCCACCGTCGATGGTGAACCAGTTGGCGAATGATGCACGGATGCCCGATGCGGTCGGCACGTTCGCAATGATGACGTACAGGCCGCCGAGGATCATGGCGATCACGGCCACGATTTTGATGATGGCGAACCAGAACTCGAATTCGCCGAACTTGTTTACGCCCATCAGGTTCAGTGCGGCGATGGCCACGAGGAACACGACCGCCGAGACCCATTTCGGGATGTTTGGGAACCAGTAGTTCACGAACGAACCGACTACGGAAAGTTCCACCATGGCCACGAGTACGTAGTTGAACCAGTAGTTCCAGCCGGAGATGAATCCGGCGCGCTTCGACCAGTAGCGGGTGGCGTAGTAGCTGAATGCGCCTGCTTTCGGATCTTCTACCGCCATCTCGCTCAGCGCACGCACGATCAGGAAGATCGCGAGGCCGCCGATCAGGTAGGCGAGCAGAATGGACGGGCCGGCGAGTCCGATGGATTCGCTGGAACCGTAGAATAGGCCGGTGCCGATTGCACCGCCCAATGCGATCAGTTGGATGTGACGATTTTTCAGTGACTTGCGTAGCGTCGGCGGAACCGGCACGTCGTCGGTTTCGCGCGGCTTATTCACGGCATTGACGTCGCTCATGAATGGCCTCTTCTTCTCTTGGCTTTGGAACACCACTGATTGTATCCAAGCGCACACATATCCGTACGTCACCGTTCACGGCGAACCAGGGTTCTTGTCTGCGGGGCCTGACGGATGCGGGGGGAGAAGATGGAGTTCGTGGCGCCATGTGGGTGTTGTGGGTGCCCTATGCCTACAGCGAACGGCAGGATGATGGCCGTGGTGTCAGACGGTCATGACGATGGCGAGCATTGTGGATCCGAAACGCTGGAATCGTTTCCAAAAGCATGTCCTATGATGGTAGGACCGGTATGCGGTTGCCGGCGGTACTGCTATGGACTCGATGCATGAAACGTTCAGGTAAGGGAATTTACGATGGGGTGGTTCCGGTGGCTTCGGGCGAGGCGGCAGGGCGTATAAGGCCAACGAGAGGTGGGCAGCGATCATGGAACAGCAGGAAGGCAAGACCGTCGTCACCATACGTGATGTGGCGCAGCGCGCCGGCGTCGCCGTTTCGACCGCGTCTCGTGCCCTGAGTGGCGGCTCGGCGTCCGAAGCGACCCGGCGGAAGGTTCAGGAGGCTGCCGAGGCGCTGCATTTCGTGCCGAATCCTGCGGCGAGACGTCTGACCGGTGGGCATAGCAACGTAGTGGCATTGGTGGTGGACGAGCCCACGGACTTCCTGTTCCGTGATGACTTCCTGGCCGGCATTCTCGGCCAGTTGAGTATGTCGCTCGCTCGGGAGAACCTGCTGCCGTTCCTGATTCTGGCCGAGCCCGATAACGCCAAGGGGTTCGAGCAGCTGCTACATCGCTCCGGCGCTGAAGGCGTGGTGGTGGCGAGTTTTCATGAAGGCCGTAAGTTCGCCGATATGCTCAAACGGTTCGATAAGCCCACCGTGTTCATCGGCAGTCCGCCGAAGGGCTTCAAATGCCCATATGTGGATGTCGACAATTACGACGGTGGTTATCAGGCCGGCAAATTGCTGGTGG encodes:
- a CDS encoding LacI family DNA-binding transcriptional regulator, with amino-acid sequence MEQQEGKTVVTIRDVAQRAGVAVSTASRALSGGSASEATRRKVQEAAEALHFVPNPAARRLTGGHSNVVALVVDEPTDFLFRDDFLAGILGQLSMSLARENLLPFLILAEPDNAKGFEQLLHRSGAEGVVVASFHEGRKFADMLKRFDKPTVFIGSPPKGFKCPYVDVDNYDGGYQAGKLLVERGCRHIALIEGPRDMPTPKERTAGFRAALKEQGLEPIASYAGSYEMDNGLKSMERIIAEYPQVDGVFAHSDKIAAGALHVLDRFDKQVPQDVAVVGFDDLQAARLLNPQLTTLAQPLDDMAEAATRMLAHRLENGTWRVSFQRFPVRLVRRESA
- a CDS encoding amino acid permease, with product MSDVNAVNKPRETDDVPVPPTLRKSLKNRHIQLIALGGAIGTGLFYGSSESIGLAGPSILLAYLIGGLAIFLIVRALSEMAVEDPKAGAFSYYATRYWSKRAGFISGWNYWFNYVLVAMVELSVVGSFVNYWFPNIPKWVSAVVFLVAIAALNLMGVNKFGEFEFWFAIIKIVAVIAMILGGLYVIIANVPTASGIRASFANWFTIDGGFLPHGLMSRNADGTWTGLMMALVVVMFSFGGTELIGITAGETENPRTTIPRATNGIIWRILVFYIVALGVIMAVVPWSKIDGDSSPFVQIFDSVGVHAAAGILNFVCLTAVMSVYNSGLYANSRMLYSLARQGNAPAYLGKLSKRGVPVGGVITSAIIIAIAVVVVFVWPEFAFNYLMSIATIAAAINWTMIMITELKFRRVVAAGDGPAELKGLKGQEALDKIVFKLPLARVTPYVVIAFMALVVVLMCFSASYRIAVYAGIIWLIVLFAAYQLTQVRGGTAGDGIMA